A stretch of the Erinaceus europaeus chromosome 1, mEriEur2.1, whole genome shotgun sequence genome encodes the following:
- the MMP24OS gene encoding protein MMP24OS, whose translation MGAQVSGGQGVPEPEQAQPQPPPAAQEAPAPPRPDPGPWGPLDDVRFLIACTSWY comes from the coding sequence ATGGGTGCTCAGGTGAGCGGCGGCCAGGGTGTGCCGGAACCAGAGCAGGCACAGCCCCAGCCCCCGCCTGCAGCCCAGGAGGCCCCTGCACCACCCCGGCCGGACCCTGGCCCCTGGGGGCCGCTGGACGATGTGCGCTTCCTCATCGCCTGCACTTCCTGGTACTGA
- the EIF6 gene encoding eukaryotic translation initiation factor 6, translating to MAVRASFENNCEIGCFAKLTNTYCLVAIGGSENFYSVFEGELSDTIPVVHASIAGCRIIGRMCVGNRHGLLVPNNTTDQELQHIRNCLPDSVQIRRVEERLSALGNVTTCNDYVALVHPDLDRETEEILADVLKVEVFRQTVADQVLVGSYCVFSNQGGLVHPKTSIEDQDELSSLLQVPLVAGTVNRGSDVIAAGMVVNDWCAFCGLDTTSTELSVVESVFKLNEAQPSTIATSMRDSLIDSLT from the exons ATGGCGGTGCGAGCGTCGTTCGAGAACAACTGTGAGATCGGCTGCTTTGCCAAACTTACCAACACCTACTGCCTGGTGGCCATTGGAGGATCCGAGAACTTCTACAG TGTGTTCGAGGGCGAGCTCTCCGACACCATCCCCGTGGTGCACGCGTCCATCGCCGGCTGCAGGATCATCGGGCGCATGTGTGTGG GGAACAGACATGGTCTCCTGGTGCCCAATAACACCACCGATCAGGAACTGCAGCACATTCGAAactgtctcccagactcagtgcAGATCCGGCGGGTAGAGGAGCGGCTTTCAGCCCTTGGCAATGTCACCACCTGCAACGACTATGTGGCCTTGGTCCACCCAGACCTGGACAGG gagacagaagaaATCCTGGCTGATGTGCTCAAAGTGGAAGTCTTCAGACAGACAGTAGCTGACCAGGTGCTAGTAGGAAGCTACTGTGTCTTCAGCAATCAGGGAGGACTGGTACATCCCAAAACCTCAATTGAAGACCAGGATGAGTTGTCCTCTCTTCTCCAGGTTCCCCTTGTG GCGGGCACTGTGAACCGCGGCAGCGATGTGATTGCTGCTGGGATGGTGGTGAATGACTGGTGTGCTTTCTGTGGCCTGGACACAACCAGCACAGAGCTGTCGGTAGTGGAGAGTGTCTTCAAATTGAATGAAGCCCAGCCTAGCACCATTGCTACCAGCATGCGGGATTCCCTTATTgacag ccTCACCTGA